In Antedon mediterranea chromosome 10, ecAntMedi1.1, whole genome shotgun sequence, one genomic interval encodes:
- the LOC140059935 gene encoding eukaryotic initiation factor 4A-III: protein MAASNRRVLPVDDTNITFETSEDVIVTPTFDSMGIREDLLRGIYAYGFEKPSAIQQRAIKPVTKGRDVIAQAQSGTGKTATFSISILQMLDTQVRETQALVLSPTRELAVQIQKVVLALGDYMSVQCHACIGGTSIGDDIHKLDYGQHIVSGTPGRVFDMIRRRHLRTRSIKMLVLDEADEMLNKGFKEQIYDVYRYLPPATQVVLFSATLPHEILEMTHKFMTDPIRILVKRDELTLEGIKQFFVAVEREEWKFDTLCDLYDTLTITQAVIFCNTKRKVDWLTEKMREANFTVSSMHGDMPQKERDAIMKEFRAGASRVLITTDVWARGIDVQQVSLVINYDLPNNRELYIHRIGRSGRYGRKGVAINFVKSDDIRILRDIEQYYSTQIDEMPMNVADLI from the exons ATGGCGGCTTCTAATAGGCGAGTTTTACCAGTTGATGATACTAATATTACCTTTGAAACAAGCGAAGATGTTATTGTTACACCGACATTTGATTCTATGGGAATTCGAGAAGACCTTCTTAGAGGAATTTATGCATATG gATTTGAAAAACCGTCTGCCATCCAACAGAGAGCAATTAAACCAGTAACAAAAGGCAGAGATGTTATTGCACA AGCACAGTCCGGAACTGGTAAGACGGCCACGTTTTCCATCAGTATTCTACAAATGCTTGACACACAGGTGCGAGAGACGCAAGCTCTTGTTCTCTCACCTACACGTGAATTGGCAGTCCAGATTCAAAAG GTTGTGTTGGCACTGGGTGATTACATGAGTGTACAGTGTCATGCATGTATTGGTGGAACAAGTATTGGAGATGATATTCACAAATTAGACTACGGGCAACACATAGTGTCTGGTACACCTGGCAGAGTGTTTG ATATGATCCGAAGGCGACATTTGAGAACAAGGTCAATAAAGATGTTGGTACTTGACGAAGCCGACGAGATGTTGAATAAAG GTTTCAAAGAGCAGATTTATGATGTCTACCGGTACCTACCCCCTGCTACTCAAGTGGTGTTGTTCAGCGCTACTCTGCCCCATGAGATTTTAGAGATGACGCACAAGTTTATGACGGATCCAATCAGAATTCTTGTCAAACG TGATGAGTTGACATTAGAAGGTATCAAGCAATTCTTTGTCGCGGTAGAACGTGAGGAATGGAAGTTTGACACACTTTGCGACCTCTACGATACGTTAACCATAACACAAGCTGTTATATTCTGCAACACAAAGAGAAAG gtTGATTGGCTGACAGAGAAAATGCGAGAAGCAAATTTTACTGTATCATCGATGCATGGAGACATGCCTCAAAAGGAACGTGATGCTATCATGAAGGAATTCAGAGCTGGAGCTAG TCGTGTCTTAATCACAACTGATGTATGGGCTAGAGGAATAGATGTGCAACAAGTATCCCTCGTTATCAACTATGATTTACCAAATAATCGTGAATTGTACATCCACAG AATCGGTCGTTCGGGTCGTTACGGAAGAAAGGGTGTTGCTATCAACTTTGTGAAGAGTGATGATATTAGGATTTTACGAGATATTGAGCAATATTACAGTACACAGATAGATGAAATGCCTATGAATG TTGCTGATTTGATTTAG